The stretch of DNA TCACTGAAGTTGACCTATTCTGCCTTACTCTGACCCAAATAAGTCTGTATCAATTGCTCCACCCTGGCCTGGGATGCCCTGGGCGACAGGCGCGGCAGGGGAAGTTCCTGCTGGCCCGATTCCCCCTGGACCACCTGGCACAGCACCGGAATCTCGTACTGGTAGCGCTGAAACCAGTCGTCGCGGGTGGTGATGTCGCGGATCTCCAGCTCAAAGGGCAGATGGCGGGCGGCGGCAAGTTTTTCTTCTAGCCCTTCGCACAGGTGGCAGCCGGGCTTGCTGTAGAGCACGAATTTGTTCACAACTAGAGGGCTCTTCGGTAGGCGCTGGGGGTGGTGCCGGTGAGCTGGCGAAACTGCTTGCTCAGGTGGCTATGGCTGTTGAACCCACACAGCAGGGCGATTTCCACAATAGAGTGGTTGGTTTGTTTCAACAACTGCTTGGCTCGCTCGATGCGCTGGTGCAGCACGTACTGGTAGGGGGCCATGCCCATCGCCTGCTTGAACTGATGGCTGAAGTGAAAGGGGCTGAGACCGGCGATCGCGGCCAGGCAGTCGATTAACCTAACCGTGATCAACCCCTGGCTCATGGGAGCGCTGTTTGGCACCGCCCTGGGTTGTTTGGCATTGATTTTCTCTGTCTTGGCCAAAGGCCATCAGCCCGGTGCCGGTTACCTGCTCATTGGCAGCCTGCTCTACCTGGTAGGCACCATTTTGGTGACGACCGCCGTTAACGTGCCGCTCAATCAAGCCCTGGCTGTGGTATAACCAAACAGCACCGAGGGCGCAACCCTCTGGGTCAGGTACCTCACCCTATGGACAGTCTGGAACCACGTGCGAACGGTGGCCGCCCTGGGTGCTGCCGCCCTGCTGACCCTCTTGCTAAACACCCAGTAAAAACGT from Leptolyngbya sp. KIOST-1 encodes:
- a CDS encoding glutaredoxin family protein encodes the protein MNKFVLYSKPGCHLCEGLEEKLAAARHLPFELEIRDITTRDDWFQRYQYEIPVLCQVVQGESGQQELPLPRLSPRASQARVEQLIQTYLGQSKAE
- a CDS encoding helix-turn-helix domain-containing protein, which gives rise to MSQGLITVRLIDCLAAIAGLSPFHFSHQFKQAMGMAPYQYVLHQRIERAKQLLKQTNHSIVEIALLCGFNSHSHLSKQFRQLTGTTPSAYRRAL
- a CDS encoding anthrone oxygenase family protein encodes the protein MGALFGTALGCLALIFSVLAKGHQPGAGYLLIGSLLYLVGTILVTTAVNVPLNQALAVV